One region of Geothermobacter hydrogeniphilus genomic DNA includes:
- a CDS encoding DUF1566 domain-containing protein, producing the protein MKRIILTLVLCLLPLAHVYAQTCQTASITASTPTSRFTDNGDGTLVDSVTELMWKKCTEGQSYNATTFGCDGSAVNYTWQGALQQTSAVNNGGGFAGHVDWRLPNIKELNSIVERQCVDPVINLDIFPATPSSFFWSASPSAGDTGAWFVDFYNGFDSIDIKSNEYGVRLVRGGQ; encoded by the coding sequence GTGAAACGGATTATTTTGACTCTTGTGTTGTGTTTGTTGCCACTCGCCCATGTTTATGCCCAAACCTGCCAGACCGCCAGTATCACGGCATCAACGCCCACCAGCCGCTTTACGGACAATGGCGACGGGACACTGGTTGACAGCGTCACCGAGCTGATGTGGAAAAAATGTACCGAAGGGCAGAGCTATAATGCCACCACCTTCGGCTGTGATGGCTCCGCCGTAAATTACACCTGGCAAGGGGCCCTGCAGCAGACCTCGGCGGTCAACAACGGAGGAGGCTTCGCCGGCCACGTTGACTGGCGCCTGCCCAATATCAAGGAACTGAACTCCATCGTCGAGCGCCAATGTGTCGATCCGGTCATCAATCTGGATATCTTCCCGGCAACACCCTCCTCGTTTTTCTGGTCGGCTTCGCCTTCTGCGGGCGATACCGGCGCGTGGTTCGTCGATTTCTACAATGGCTTTGACAGCATCGACATTAAGAGCAACGAATACGGCGTTCGGCTCGTGCGCGGCGGACAGTGA